From Quercus lobata isolate SW786 chromosome 1, ValleyOak3.0 Primary Assembly, whole genome shotgun sequence, one genomic window encodes:
- the LOC115985634 gene encoding metal tolerance protein B produces MEQEKVPILRTNSQLEIEIPIVSEKIDVLSMPPKSSCKSLCAFSKLENSTLESEARSKSAKKLRGLIIFYVLVMVVEIVGGLKANSLAVLTDAAHLLSDVAGFSISLFTVWASGWRATSHQSFGYSRLEVLGALISVQLIWLISGILIYEAIDRILHKNAKVNGPLMFAVAAFGFIINCLMVVWLGHNHDHNHNHNHDHNHHACGHGDHDHEREDEECATTEEKTNLVSDSPVKTKMLNINVQGAYLHVLTDLIQSVGVMIAGAIIWAKPDWLIVDLMCTLVFAVLSLSTTLSMLGKIYGILMERTPSEINIDKLENGLRCIKGVQDIHDLHVWAITVGKIVLSCHVTAESGVCSSELLFKIRDFCEKTYRIRHVTIQIE; encoded by the coding sequence ATGGAGCAAGAGAAAGTACCCATCTTGAGAACAAATTCCCAGCTGGAAATTGAAATTCCAATAGTCTCTGAGAAAATTGATGTACTTTCCATGCCACCGAAGTCATCTTGCAAATCTCTCTGTGCTTTCTCCAAACTAGAAAATAGTACTTTGGAGTCAGAAGCACGATCAAAGTCAGCGAAAAAACTGCGTGGACTCATAATTTTCTATGTATTAGTTATGGTAGTAGAGATTGTTGGTGGTTTGAAGGCCAATAGCCTTGCAGTTCTCACAGATGCAGCCCACTTGCTCTCTGATGTTGCTGGGTTCTCCATCTCTCTTTTCACAGTATGGGCTTCAGGTTGGAGGGCAACATCACACCAGTCTTTTGGATACAGTCGTCTTGAGGTTTTGGGTGCCCTTATATCCGTGCAGCTCATATGGCTGATCTCTGGGATCTTAATCTATGAAGCCATTGATAGAATTCTTCACAAAAATGCAAAGGTGAACGGGCCTCTAATGTTTGCAGTTGCAGCATTTGGATTTATTATTAACTGTCTGATGGTTGTATGGCTTGGTCACAATCATGATCACAATCATAATCACAATCATGATCACAATCATCATGCGTGTGGACACGGGGATCATGATCATGAAAGAGAGGATGAGGAATGTGCAACAACCGAGGAGAAGACTAATTTGGTGTCAGATTCTCCAGTAAAGACCAAAATGTTGAACATAAATGTCCAAGGGGCTTACCTGCATGTTTTGACTGATCTGATTCAGTCAGTTGGGGTGATGATTGCTGGAGCTATCATATGGGCAAAACCCGATTGGTTAATAGTTGATCTGATGTGCACTCTTGTATTTGCTGTTCTGTCTTTAAGTACTACTCTGTCCATGCTTGGAAAGATTTATGGCATATTGATGGAGAGGACTCCAAGCGAGATCAACATTGATAAGCTGGAAAATGGCCTCAGATGTATCAAAGGAGTTCAGGATATTCATGATCTACATGTTTGGGCAATAACAGTAGGGAAAATTGTGTTATCTTGCCATGTGACAGCTGAATCTGGAGTTTGCTCAAGTGAATTACTTTTCAAGATTAGGGATTTCTGTGAAAAAACATACAGAATACGTCACGTGACAATACAAATTGAATAG